One part of the Mycolicibacterium aromaticivorans JS19b1 = JCM 16368 genome encodes these proteins:
- a CDS encoding Nramp family divalent metal transporter: MAQVTGARTAGWYLLGPAFVAAIAYVDPGNVAANISAGAQFGYLLVWVIVVANVMAGLVQYLSAKLGLVTGRTLPEAVRDHTRTPTRVGYWLQAELVAIATDVAEVVGGAIALRLLFGLPLLVGGVITGVVSLALLAVQDRRGQRVFERVITGLLLVIAIGFLSSLFVRTPPAAEVVGGLLPRFDGPESVLLATAMLGATVMPHAVYLHSGLARDRHGHPEAGAPRARLLRITRWDVSIAMLVAGAVNMSMLLIAATNLQGRDDTDSIEGAHAAVRDALGPGVALLFAIGLLASGLASTSVGAYAGAMIMQGLLRKTFPLLVRRLVTLIPALVVLGTGIDPSRALVISQVVLSFGIPFALVPLIRLTSKATLMGADVNSRVTTAFGWAVAAVITLLNVVLIYLTLAH, translated from the coding sequence TTGGCACAGGTGACGGGGGCCCGCACTGCGGGCTGGTATCTGCTCGGCCCTGCCTTTGTCGCGGCGATCGCCTACGTCGATCCGGGCAATGTCGCGGCCAACATCAGCGCCGGCGCCCAGTTCGGATATCTGCTGGTGTGGGTGATCGTCGTGGCCAACGTGATGGCCGGATTGGTCCAGTATCTGTCGGCCAAACTCGGTCTGGTCACCGGGCGCACCCTCCCTGAAGCCGTTCGTGACCACACCCGCACACCGACCCGGGTCGGGTACTGGCTGCAAGCTGAGTTGGTGGCCATCGCCACCGACGTCGCCGAAGTGGTCGGCGGTGCCATCGCGCTGCGGCTGCTGTTCGGCTTGCCGCTCCTGGTCGGCGGGGTTATCACCGGCGTGGTGTCACTGGCGCTGCTGGCCGTGCAGGACCGCCGGGGCCAGCGGGTGTTCGAGCGGGTGATCACCGGCCTGCTGCTGGTGATCGCGATCGGCTTCCTGTCCAGCCTCTTCGTCCGGACGCCGCCGGCCGCCGAGGTGGTGGGCGGCCTGCTGCCCCGCTTCGATGGCCCGGAGAGCGTGCTGCTGGCCACCGCGATGCTCGGCGCCACCGTGATGCCGCACGCCGTCTACCTGCATTCCGGCCTCGCCCGCGACCGGCACGGACACCCCGAGGCCGGTGCCCCGCGCGCCCGGTTGCTGCGGATCACGCGGTGGGACGTCAGCATCGCCATGCTGGTCGCGGGTGCGGTCAACATGTCGATGCTGTTGATCGCGGCGACCAACCTGCAGGGCCGCGATGACACCGACTCGATCGAGGGGGCGCACGCGGCCGTCCGCGACGCGCTGGGGCCAGGAGTCGCATTGCTTTTCGCGATCGGACTACTGGCCTCGGGGCTGGCCTCGACGTCGGTCGGCGCGTACGCCGGGGCGATGATCATGCAGGGGTTGCTGCGCAAGACGTTCCCGTTGTTGGTGCGCAGGCTCGTAACACTGATCCCGGCACTGGTGGTGCTGGGCACGGGCATCGATCCCAGCCGCGCGCTGGTGATTTCTCAGGTGGTGCTGTCGTTCGGGATCCCGTTCGCGCTGGTGCCGCTGATCCGACTGACCAGCAAGGCCACCCTGATGGGAGCCGACGTGAACAGTCGGGTGACCACGGCATTCGGCTGGGCGGTTGCGGCGGTGATTACGCTGCTGAACGTGGTACTGATCTATCTGACCCTCGCCCACTGA
- a CDS encoding poly-gamma-glutamate hydrolase family protein, whose translation MRHPYFAYGSNLCVQQMARRCPEAADPRPATLADHDWLINERGVATVEPFAGSEVHGVLWWLTDHDLATLDSAEGVPVRYRRDRLTVQTADGPAPAWVYIDHRTEPGPPRPGYLERIIDGAQHHGLPQRWVDFLRRWDPAHWPRPLASNKTGPQSLSELLADPAVVEVSRLRSRFGFLAIHGGGLEQMTDVIAERAADAAGASLYLLRHPKDYPHHLPSARYLGTESDRLAAFLDHVDVAVSLHGYGRIGRSTELLAGGGNRELADHLAAHIELPGYRIVTDLDAIPAELRGLHPNNPVNKVSCGGTQLELPTRVRGISPRSQPPNADGLSPVTSALVQGLVTAAHSWTL comes from the coding sequence ATGAGGCACCCGTACTTCGCCTACGGGTCCAATCTCTGCGTGCAGCAGATGGCCCGGCGCTGTCCCGAGGCCGCCGACCCCCGGCCGGCGACCCTGGCCGACCACGACTGGTTGATCAACGAGCGCGGCGTCGCGACCGTCGAACCCTTCGCGGGCAGCGAAGTGCACGGAGTGCTGTGGTGGCTGACCGACCATGACCTGGCCACCCTGGACAGCGCCGAAGGGGTGCCGGTGCGCTACCGCCGCGACCGGCTGACCGTGCAGACCGCCGACGGCCCCGCCCCGGCCTGGGTGTACATCGATCACCGCACCGAGCCCGGCCCGCCCCGGCCGGGCTATCTGGAACGCATCATCGACGGCGCCCAGCACCACGGCCTACCGCAGCGCTGGGTCGACTTTCTGCGCCGCTGGGACCCCGCGCACTGGCCGCGACCCCTGGCGTCGAACAAGACTGGACCACAATCGCTTTCGGAACTGCTCGCCGATCCGGCGGTGGTCGAGGTGAGCCGCCTGCGCTCACGGTTCGGGTTCCTGGCCATCCACGGCGGCGGCCTGGAGCAGATGACCGACGTGATCGCCGAACGAGCCGCCGACGCGGCCGGGGCGTCGCTGTATCTGCTGCGGCACCCCAAGGACTACCCGCATCACCTGCCGTCAGCGCGCTACCTCGGTACCGAATCAGACCGCCTCGCTGCGTTTCTCGATCACGTCGACGTGGCGGTCTCCCTGCACGGGTACGGGCGCATCGGCCGCAGCACCGAGCTGCTCGCCGGTGGCGGGAACCGGGAACTGGCCGACCACCTGGCCGCCCACATCGAGCTGCCGGGCTACCGCATCGTCACCGACCTCGACGCGATCCCCGCCGAACTGCGCGGTCTGCATCCGAACAACCCGGTCAACAAGGTGAGCTGCGGCGGAACGCAGCTGGAATTGCCGACGCGGGTGCGCGGCATCAGCCCGCGCAGTCAACCGCCGAATGCCGATGGCCTGTCCCCTGTCACCTCCGCACTGGTGCAGGGCCTGGTGACCGCAGCGCACTCCTGGACGCTATAA
- a CDS encoding AMP-binding protein: MTDVDFSLLDLPRETPPPDPDAYLHAAMAWHFGTDTGSPYWLRTANRLDFDPLTDVRTFADLCRFPNLVNELRDVPAHDLIPRGYGTPAPVPLIFESGGTTGAPKRTAQLPDWVAQVVDWQTDDFSSAGFVPGGGFLCLMPSGPHGVGYFSRAVSARLGSICHTVDLDPRWVKKLVARGAAAEMSAYLNHLLEQAGYVLRSQHIVNLHTTPPLLDAIARDDTLTRLLGDTVRFIMLSGAHVDPDTLDVLRDVFPDTVISMVFGSTMILSQAQTRTTGDQFVFDPRSPYVMFRVVDPDTGEQVGYGDRGQVVMNHISKGMFIPNNLERDTAIRLPGPDEHIGDSVAEVAPVATLDGEAVIEGVY, translated from the coding sequence GTGACCGACGTCGACTTCTCGCTGCTGGACCTGCCCCGCGAGACCCCACCACCGGATCCGGACGCGTATCTGCACGCGGCGATGGCCTGGCACTTCGGCACCGACACCGGCTCCCCGTACTGGCTGCGGACAGCCAACCGCCTGGACTTCGATCCGCTCACCGACGTCCGGACGTTCGCCGACCTGTGCCGGTTCCCGAATCTGGTCAACGAGTTACGTGACGTCCCCGCGCACGACCTGATCCCACGGGGTTACGGCACACCAGCGCCGGTCCCGCTGATCTTCGAATCCGGTGGCACGACAGGTGCGCCCAAGCGGACAGCGCAGCTACCCGACTGGGTGGCGCAGGTGGTCGACTGGCAGACCGACGATTTCTCGTCCGCCGGGTTCGTGCCCGGCGGCGGCTTCCTGTGCCTCATGCCCAGCGGCCCGCACGGGGTCGGTTACTTCTCCCGGGCGGTGTCCGCCCGGCTCGGTTCGATCTGTCACACGGTCGATCTCGACCCCCGCTGGGTCAAGAAACTCGTCGCACGTGGCGCCGCGGCCGAAATGTCGGCCTACCTGAACCACCTTCTCGAACAAGCCGGATACGTTCTGCGCAGCCAGCACATCGTCAACCTGCACACCACTCCCCCGCTGCTGGACGCGATCGCGCGTGACGACACCCTCACCCGACTGCTCGGTGACACGGTTCGCTTCATCATGCTCAGCGGTGCGCATGTGGATCCCGACACCCTCGACGTGCTGCGGGACGTGTTCCCGGACACCGTGATCTCGATGGTGTTCGGCAGCACGATGATCCTGTCGCAGGCCCAAACCCGTACCACCGGTGATCAATTCGTGTTCGACCCGCGCAGCCCCTACGTCATGTTCCGGGTGGTCGACCCCGACACCGGCGAACAGGTCGGCTACGGCGATCGCGGCCAGGTGGTGATGAATCACATCAGCAAGGGCATGTTCATCCCCAACAACCTCGAGCGGGACACGGCAATCAGGTTGCCCGGCCCCGACGAGCACATCGGGGACTCGGTCGCCGAGGTCGCACCCGTCGCCACCCTCGACGGCGAGGCCGTGATCGAGGGCGTGTACTGA
- a CDS encoding aldehyde dehydrogenase family protein yields MIDLPGLVPNGEYRSRRREVITDTAGVPVAELSVAPPLYIARTIAAQRKATALPVDQRRIALARAGAAFVDSTVAGLDFESYVQLASRVSGLPIAVARTQAIEVSEAVGVAFDSVQPARPVGAVPDWAAVPPGQAGAIWSRRGEVFGVHASGNAPGVHGLWPQALALGYRVAIRPSRREPFTAHRLVTALRNNGFRDDDVTYLPTDHAGADEIIRSADLALVYGGDDVVAKYGGNPNVFVNGPGRTKIVLTADQDWRAHLDVIVDSIARLGGMACVNTTAVLVEADAAGLAAAIAQRLRTIEALPADDERAVLPTQPLANAEAIARRVAARAAGTTALLGAEQIVADLGDGRAALRPAVHLLAGPDPEKLGTELPFPCVWIAPWARAAGVAVLRNSLVVGAFTEDDSLVTALLEEPTIANVYRGPVPTYYTATGLPHDGFLADFLMRTKGFVRRG; encoded by the coding sequence GTGATCGACCTACCCGGCCTGGTACCGAACGGCGAATACCGTTCCCGCAGGCGCGAAGTCATCACCGACACCGCCGGCGTCCCGGTGGCCGAACTGAGCGTGGCCCCGCCGCTGTACATCGCGCGGACCATCGCCGCGCAGCGCAAGGCCACGGCACTGCCCGTCGATCAGCGACGTATCGCGCTGGCCAGGGCCGGCGCGGCTTTCGTCGACTCGACGGTTGCCGGGCTGGACTTCGAGTCGTATGTGCAACTGGCAAGCCGGGTTTCGGGGCTACCGATCGCGGTGGCGCGTACCCAGGCCATCGAGGTGAGCGAGGCCGTCGGCGTCGCGTTCGACTCGGTGCAGCCGGCCCGGCCGGTCGGTGCGGTTCCGGATTGGGCGGCGGTCCCACCCGGGCAGGCCGGCGCGATCTGGTCTCGGCGCGGTGAGGTGTTCGGGGTGCACGCCTCCGGCAATGCGCCCGGCGTCCACGGGCTGTGGCCGCAGGCCCTCGCGTTGGGGTACCGGGTGGCGATCCGGCCGTCGCGGCGTGAGCCGTTCACCGCGCACCGGCTCGTCACCGCGTTGCGGAACAACGGATTCCGCGACGACGACGTGACCTACCTACCCACCGACCACGCCGGAGCCGACGAGATCATTCGCTCGGCCGACCTCGCCCTGGTGTACGGCGGCGATGACGTGGTCGCCAAGTACGGCGGCAACCCGAACGTCTTCGTCAACGGTCCGGGTCGCACCAAGATCGTGCTGACGGCTGATCAGGACTGGCGCGCACACCTTGACGTCATCGTCGACTCGATCGCCCGGCTGGGCGGCATGGCCTGTGTCAACACCACCGCCGTGCTGGTCGAGGCTGACGCGGCGGGGCTGGCCGCAGCGATCGCGCAGCGGCTGCGCACCATCGAGGCGCTGCCCGCCGACGACGAGCGCGCGGTGCTGCCCACCCAGCCGCTGGCGAATGCCGAGGCCATCGCGAGACGCGTCGCCGCGCGGGCCGCGGGCACCACCGCGCTGCTCGGCGCCGAGCAGATCGTGGCCGACCTCGGTGACGGCCGGGCAGCGCTGCGCCCGGCCGTGCACCTGCTTGCCGGCCCGGATCCCGAGAAGCTCGGCACCGAGTTGCCGTTCCCCTGCGTGTGGATCGCCCCATGGGCACGTGCTGCCGGCGTCGCAGTGCTGCGCAACTCACTGGTGGTCGGCGCGTTCACCGAGGACGACAGCCTGGTGACCGCACTGCTCGAGGAGCCCACGATCGCCAACGTCTACCGCGGCCCGGTGCCCACTTACTACACGGCGACCGGGCTGCCCCACGACGGTTTCCTGGCCGATTTCCTGATGCGCACGAAGGGGTTCGTCCGCCGCGGATGA
- a CDS encoding DUF1365 family protein produces the protein MEPTSTLTGRPTTALYRTRITQLRRSPVHHHTERCSYSWYVDIDDLPRLPRWLQPFARFEGADHFHGAPDDTLRQRVDAVLADHGVHLPGGRITALLLPRVLGRACNPLSLFWCHDAQGVLRCVLAEMQHGGRRHAYLLPPGEYATPFDGSGGQYVIRAPLPDEEVDLRMSLFRDHEAAVVATVRGTRRPATVAHILRLQVTAPLAPQMTALSMRIHDSVLRLRGVPAMPRPAEQLERSPHTVAVRPGWTAQKCSWMPS, from the coding sequence GTGGAACCGACAAGCACCCTCACAGGCCGCCCGACGACCGCGCTGTACCGGACCCGCATCACGCAACTACGCAGGTCACCGGTGCACCACCACACCGAGCGCTGCAGCTACAGCTGGTACGTCGACATCGACGACCTGCCGCGGCTGCCCCGGTGGCTGCAGCCTTTCGCCCGCTTCGAGGGTGCCGATCACTTCCACGGGGCGCCCGACGACACCCTGCGTCAGCGGGTCGACGCAGTTCTGGCCGACCACGGCGTCCACCTGCCGGGTGGCCGGATCACCGCACTGCTGCTGCCGCGCGTGCTGGGCCGGGCCTGCAACCCGCTGAGCCTGTTCTGGTGTCACGACGCCCAGGGCGTCCTGCGCTGTGTGCTCGCCGAGATGCAGCACGGCGGGCGTCGACATGCCTACCTGTTGCCACCGGGTGAGTACGCCACCCCTTTCGACGGGTCGGGCGGCCAGTACGTGATCCGCGCGCCCTTGCCCGACGAGGAAGTGGACCTGCGGATGTCGCTGTTCCGCGACCACGAGGCCGCCGTGGTCGCCACCGTCCGTGGCACTCGTCGGCCCGCCACCGTCGCCCACATCCTGCGACTGCAGGTGACGGCGCCGCTGGCTCCGCAGATGACCGCGCTGAGTATGCGGATCCACGACTCCGTGCTGCGGCTGCGCGGTGTCCCGGCGATGCCGCGACCGGCCGAGCAGCTGGAACGCTCGCCGCACACCGTGGCCGTCCGTCCGGGTTGGACCGCGCAGAAATGTTCGTGGATGCCATCGTGA
- a CDS encoding sigma-70 family RNA polymerase sigma factor, translating into MWMAALTTAAAELDALLRRVAQRDADAFASFYDATRARVYGLVTRVLRDQGYSEETTQDVYLQVWRTAESYDPASGSAVAWLLTLAHRRAVDRVRSEQAATQRESRYGASSVEPPLDHVADAVITDDERRQVTACLDGLTDVQRECIELAYYQGMTYVQVAERLAANLATVKSRMRDALRGLRNCLGVR; encoded by the coding sequence ATGTGGATGGCCGCGTTGACAACCGCGGCCGCTGAACTCGACGCACTTCTGCGCCGAGTGGCTCAGCGCGACGCCGATGCCTTTGCCTCTTTTTACGACGCCACCCGCGCGCGGGTGTACGGACTGGTCACCCGCGTACTGCGGGACCAGGGCTACAGCGAAGAGACGACCCAGGACGTCTACCTGCAGGTGTGGCGGACCGCGGAAAGCTACGACCCTGCCTCGGGCAGCGCGGTCGCATGGCTGCTGACACTGGCGCACCGCCGCGCCGTGGACCGGGTGCGCTCCGAGCAGGCCGCCACGCAGCGCGAGTCCCGGTATGGCGCGTCCAGTGTCGAGCCGCCGCTGGACCACGTGGCCGACGCGGTGATCACCGATGACGAGCGGCGACAGGTGACCGCCTGCCTGGACGGGCTCACCGACGTACAGCGCGAGTGCATCGAACTGGCCTATTACCAAGGAATGACTTACGTGCAGGTGGCGGAGCGGTTGGCCGCCAACCTGGCTACGGTGAAGTCCCGAATGCGCGATGCGCTTCGTGGCCTGCGTAATTGTTTGGGTGTGCGATGA
- a CDS encoding anti-sigma factor yields the protein MTEPHETDLLELAVPYALHAVSNAERDEIEDRLAQLARPEADAFYDEVRAVRETMAVVSAVSASEPPADLRRRLLSAVADDNVRSLPVAQPDSTGNRWRGPVLAVAAALVIGLGAVGLGIALRPAPAKVSTAQQVFGAPDVHTVSGAIPGGGTATVVFSREKNAGVLVMNDVPKPAPGTVYQMWLVGNSGATSAGTMDDNAVTPSTTAVLPDLGGSTALKFTVEPGTGSTQPTGQVVAELPLV from the coding sequence ATGACTGAACCACACGAAACCGACCTGCTGGAGCTGGCGGTGCCGTATGCGCTGCATGCGGTGTCCAACGCTGAGCGTGACGAGATCGAGGACCGCCTGGCACAGCTGGCGCGGCCTGAAGCCGACGCCTTCTACGACGAGGTGCGGGCCGTCCGCGAGACCATGGCCGTCGTTTCGGCGGTCAGCGCCAGCGAACCGCCCGCCGACCTGCGGCGCAGGTTGTTGTCCGCGGTGGCCGATGACAACGTGCGCAGTCTGCCTGTGGCTCAACCTGATTCGACGGGCAATCGCTGGCGCGGCCCGGTGCTGGCGGTGGCGGCGGCACTGGTGATCGGCCTGGGCGCCGTCGGCCTCGGCATCGCGCTGCGCCCGGCACCGGCGAAAGTGTCGACCGCTCAGCAGGTCTTCGGCGCGCCCGACGTGCACACCGTCTCCGGTGCGATCCCGGGTGGTGGCACCGCGACGGTGGTGTTCTCCCGCGAGAAGAACGCCGGCGTGCTGGTGATGAACGACGTGCCGAAACCGGCGCCAGGCACGGTGTATCAGATGTGGCTGGTCGGCAACAGCGGCGCCACATCCGCCGGGACGATGGACGACAACGCCGTCACGCCGTCGACGACGGCAGTGCTGCCGGATCTCGGCGGCTCCACGGCACTGAAATTCACCGTCGAACCCGGCACCGGCTCCACCCAGCCGACGGGCCAGGTCGTGGCCGAACTTCCGCTGGTCTAA
- a CDS encoding glutamate--cysteine ligase, which yields MSWTVKPPSVGVEEEFLLVDPSTGEPVARNIEVAEYAAARGVDLQLELTSCQVETATEVSRTSSQLRQQINELRAVAAESAEKAGARLLAVGLPPTVPHSFPLTDTPRYREIGERFGMIAHEQGICGCHVHVEVPNRDAAIAVSNWLRPWLPMLLALTANSAIYRNADSGHASWRSVLWGRWPSAGPPPHFDSAEHYDAIVALMNDSGAMLDEGMVYWDVRPSEKFPTVEIRVADVPATSAETVLLATLSRAAVMTALAADRGGEKAPKVDDHILRAAYWKAAHDGLDGQTIDVIEGWATAPTSRVLGEWLGLLQPALDELGDSEWVHAELGRLLRDGNGAMRQRAAWRERHEIADVIAVAAEATLER from the coding sequence ATGTCGTGGACCGTGAAACCGCCCAGCGTCGGCGTGGAGGAGGAATTCCTCCTCGTCGATCCCAGCACCGGTGAACCCGTCGCCCGCAACATCGAGGTCGCCGAGTACGCGGCCGCACGCGGGGTCGACCTTCAACTGGAGCTGACGTCGTGTCAGGTCGAGACCGCCACCGAGGTTTCGCGGACGAGTTCGCAACTGCGCCAACAGATCAACGAGCTCCGGGCGGTTGCCGCCGAGTCCGCCGAGAAGGCGGGCGCACGACTGCTGGCCGTCGGCCTGCCGCCTACGGTGCCGCACAGCTTTCCGCTGACCGACACCCCGCGGTACCGGGAGATCGGTGAGCGGTTCGGGATGATCGCCCACGAGCAGGGCATCTGCGGATGCCATGTCCATGTCGAGGTGCCCAACCGCGATGCGGCGATTGCCGTCAGCAACTGGCTGCGTCCATGGCTGCCGATGCTGCTGGCCCTGACCGCCAATTCGGCGATCTACCGCAACGCCGACAGTGGCCATGCCAGTTGGCGCAGCGTGCTGTGGGGCCGCTGGCCCAGCGCAGGGCCGCCGCCGCACTTCGATTCCGCCGAGCACTACGACGCGATCGTCGCGCTGATGAATGACTCGGGCGCCATGCTCGACGAGGGCATGGTCTATTGGGATGTGCGGCCGTCCGAGAAGTTCCCGACGGTCGAGATCCGGGTCGCCGACGTCCCGGCCACCTCGGCCGAGACCGTGCTGCTGGCGACACTGAGCCGGGCCGCGGTGATGACGGCGCTCGCGGCCGACCGCGGCGGCGAGAAGGCGCCCAAGGTCGACGACCACATCCTGCGTGCCGCCTATTGGAAGGCCGCGCACGACGGGTTGGACGGCCAGACCATCGACGTGATCGAGGGGTGGGCTACCGCCCCTACGTCACGGGTGCTGGGCGAGTGGCTGGGCCTGCTCCAGCCGGCACTGGACGAACTCGGTGACAGCGAGTGGGTGCACGCCGAGCTGGGCCGCCTGCTGCGGGACGGTAACGGGGCGATGCGGCAGCGCGCCGCGTGGCGGGAACGGCACGAGATCGCCGACGTCATCGCCGTCGCCGCCGAAGCGACGCTGGAACGTTAG
- a CDS encoding LLM class F420-dependent oxidoreductase encodes MVKDFRFGIGVRSVKSAQRLRETVRRFEDLGFDVLHVPDHLGRFGVPAPFPTMVAAAEAAKTMRVGTFVINAAFYKPALLARDAVAVDVLSEGRLDLGLGTGYVREEFEAAEMPYPSAGERVDHLRHTTQYLKQTAPTIPILIAGNGDRVLRIAAQHADIIGLTGGGVPEYPGHDPLAERIEFVRAAAGERFADLELNIAITGVPTDSSGIPDLALTRGYAPDATEEQLLALPTVLTGTPRDIADTLRARRDDYGITYFTVQDYHAEYFAKVIEELR; translated from the coding sequence ATGGTCAAAGACTTTCGCTTCGGCATCGGTGTGCGGTCGGTCAAATCGGCACAGCGGCTGCGCGAAACCGTGCGCAGGTTTGAAGATCTGGGCTTCGACGTCCTGCATGTGCCGGACCATCTCGGCCGCTTCGGGGTGCCCGCGCCGTTCCCCACCATGGTGGCCGCGGCCGAGGCAGCCAAGACGATGCGGGTGGGGACGTTCGTGATCAATGCGGCGTTCTACAAGCCGGCGCTACTGGCCCGGGATGCCGTCGCCGTCGACGTTCTCAGTGAGGGCCGGCTCGACCTCGGCTTGGGTACCGGGTACGTGCGCGAAGAGTTCGAGGCCGCCGAGATGCCGTATCCGAGCGCCGGGGAGCGGGTCGACCACCTGCGGCACACCACGCAATACCTCAAACAGACCGCGCCGACGATCCCGATCCTGATCGCGGGTAACGGCGACCGGGTGCTGCGCATCGCCGCCCAGCACGCCGACATCATCGGCCTGACCGGGGGCGGTGTACCGGAGTACCCCGGCCACGACCCGCTGGCCGAGCGCATCGAATTCGTGCGGGCCGCGGCCGGCGAACGGTTCGCCGACCTCGAGTTGAACATCGCGATCACCGGTGTGCCGACGGATTCGTCGGGCATCCCGGATCTGGCGCTGACGCGCGGCTACGCCCCGGACGCCACCGAGGAGCAACTGCTGGCGCTGCCGACCGTGCTGACGGGAACGCCGCGGGACATCGCTGACACCCTGCGAGCGCGGCGCGATGACTACGGCATCACTTACTTCACCGTGCAGGACTACCACGCGGAGTACTTCGCGAAAGTCATAGAGGAACTGCGCTAA
- a CDS encoding ANTAR domain-containing protein produces the protein MQHAEGVLVGLRRCSVDAACGEIDQVSQRHRLDGRRVAKALVRLAQDVEPEADSNATAVARFEWGALLAGGQRS, from the coding sequence ATGCAGCACGCGGAGGGCGTTCTGGTGGGTTTGAGGCGCTGCTCGGTGGATGCGGCCTGCGGGGAGATCGACCAGGTATCGCAGCGCCACCGGCTGGACGGTAGACGGGTGGCCAAGGCTCTGGTCCGGTTGGCCCAAGACGTCGAACCCGAGGCCGACAGCAATGCAACCGCCGTTGCCCGCTTCGAGTGGGGTGCGCTGCTGGCGGGAGGCCAACGATCATGA